In one Spirosoma rigui genomic region, the following are encoded:
- a CDS encoding ABC transporter ATP-binding protein, with protein sequence MLTATKLTKAFANDVTAVRSVSLTLEPGRITGLVGASGSGKSTLLNILAGLADADSGEVRLNGERVKGPGEVLVAGHPQIRLVHQEYQLMPNVSIRDNILYAVRFMEKTYRESRVDELLKRCRLVDVQHRQPRQVSGGEKQRAAIARAVADKPAVLLLDEPFSHLDLPNRLVIRELLFELIKYDRTACLFVTHDATDALSIADTLGILRHGRLVQLDAPATVYHKPATVYAARMTGSVNILKGKHLPVLGLPETNQPDALFCLRPEQIHADPSGIPGRVRAAFFRGSHSEVDVELSRYVCVRILTTRSDLKAGQDIGIRVSAESVWPLKS encoded by the coding sequence ATGCTGACGGCCACAAAACTCACGAAAGCCTTTGCGAATGACGTTACGGCGGTTCGATCGGTATCACTCACTCTTGAACCGGGCCGGATTACGGGCCTGGTTGGGGCCAGCGGTTCCGGTAAAAGTACTTTGCTGAACATACTGGCCGGATTGGCCGATGCCGACTCGGGTGAGGTACGGCTCAATGGCGAACGGGTGAAAGGACCGGGTGAGGTGCTGGTAGCGGGTCATCCCCAGATTCGGTTGGTGCATCAGGAATACCAGCTGATGCCGAACGTATCCATTCGGGATAACATCCTGTATGCGGTTCGTTTTATGGAAAAGACCTACCGCGAAAGCCGCGTGGATGAATTGCTTAAACGATGCCGGCTGGTCGATGTGCAGCACCGGCAGCCGCGTCAGGTGTCAGGGGGCGAGAAGCAGCGGGCCGCTATTGCCCGCGCCGTTGCCGACAAACCCGCTGTGCTATTGCTGGATGAACCATTCAGCCACCTCGACCTGCCAAACCGGCTGGTCATTCGGGAGTTACTGTTTGAGCTGATCAAATATGACAGAACGGCCTGCCTGTTTGTTACGCACGACGCCACCGATGCACTGTCCATTGCCGACACGCTGGGTATCCTGCGCCACGGGCGGCTTGTGCAACTCGATGCACCGGCTACGGTCTACCACAAACCGGCTACGGTATATGCCGCCCGGATGACAGGCTCGGTTAACATTCTGAAAGGGAAACACCTGCCGGTGCTGGGTTTGCCGGAGACGAACCAGCCCGACGCCTTGTTTTGCCTGCGTCCCGAGCAGATCCATGCCGATCCATCTGGTATACCGGGCCGGGTTAGGGCGGCATTTTTCAGAGGGAGCCATTCCGAGGTCGACGTAGAACTGTCGCGGTATGTTTGTGTACGGATACTCACCACCCGGAGCGACTTGAAAGCAGGGCAGGACATTGGTATCCGGGTGTCCGCAGAGTCGGTTTGGCCGCTCAAAAGCTAG
- a CDS encoding sugar phosphate isomerase/epimerase family protein, with translation MGASTQLHHADPVKRSQHLDEARRFIDLAGQLNCPFVRVFPDQLPPDQSREQTLRLISDGLLELGNYAKNHDVTVLLESHGELTRSDLLTQLMTAADHPNVGLIWDVFNMWADSHEPPAEVYRKLKKYIRHTHIKDARIEGSKHHYVAIGQGDAPLREAITALKKGGYSGFYSFEWEKLWHPEIDEPERAIPQYPTAMKAYL, from the coding sequence CTGGGTGCCTCCACGCAACTGCACCATGCCGATCCGGTAAAGCGGTCCCAGCACCTGGACGAAGCCCGGCGGTTCATTGACCTGGCCGGACAACTCAACTGTCCTTTCGTCCGGGTCTTTCCCGATCAACTGCCGCCCGACCAGAGCCGCGAGCAAACGCTCCGGCTCATCAGCGATGGGCTGCTGGAACTGGGTAATTACGCCAAAAACCACGACGTTACGGTCCTGCTCGAATCTCACGGCGAACTCACCCGCAGCGACCTGCTCACCCAACTCATGACCGCGGCCGATCACCCCAATGTGGGCCTGATTTGGGATGTGTTCAACATGTGGGCCGACAGCCACGAGCCGCCCGCCGAGGTCTATCGGAAATTAAAGAAATACATTCGTCATACTCACATCAAAGACGCCCGGATCGAAGGCAGCAAGCACCACTACGTAGCGATCGGGCAGGGAGACGCGCCCCTGCGCGAAGCCATCACGGCGTTGAAGAAAGGTGGGTATTCCGGGTTCTACAGCTTTGAATGGGAGAAACTGTGGCATCCGGAAATTGACGAGCCGGAGCGCGCTATTCCGCAGTACCCGACCGCCATGAAGGCGTACTTGTAG
- a CDS encoding cation diffusion facilitator family transporter, which yields MASSKTPLYTALAANLGIAATKFVAASITGSSAMISEGIHSLVDTVNELLLLLGINRSRRAPDEKRPFGYGREQYFWSYVVALLIFAVGGGVSFYEGVTHLQHPEIIADPFWNYIVLGIAFLLDGYSLITAWRAFNQRRGEEPFWTAVKNSKDSATFTVLFEDASDVLGLIIAFLGVFLGHQLQNPYFDGAASILIGLLLVAVAVVLARESKSLLMGEGVDADTTRKLMAITEADPAVQKAMRIATIYLGPEEITLVQGVAFQDDLTTDAINKAIVRIHEAIRQAFPAIKHAYMQPVALTEAGKAA from the coding sequence ATGGCTTCTTCAAAAACACCACTCTACACGGCACTGGCGGCTAATCTGGGTATTGCGGCTACAAAATTCGTGGCGGCCAGCATCACGGGTAGCTCCGCCATGATTTCGGAAGGCATTCACTCGCTGGTCGATACCGTGAATGAACTGCTGCTATTGCTGGGCATTAACCGAAGCCGACGTGCCCCCGACGAGAAACGGCCGTTTGGGTACGGTCGGGAGCAGTACTTCTGGTCGTACGTCGTCGCCCTGCTCATCTTCGCCGTGGGGGGCGGGGTTTCCTTCTACGAAGGGGTGACGCACCTCCAGCATCCGGAAATAATTGCCGATCCGTTCTGGAATTACATCGTACTGGGTATTGCGTTCCTGCTCGACGGGTACTCCCTCATAACGGCCTGGCGGGCCTTCAACCAGCGCCGGGGTGAGGAGCCGTTCTGGACGGCGGTCAAGAACAGCAAGGACTCCGCTACGTTCACGGTTCTGTTCGAAGATGCTTCCGATGTGCTGGGCCTGATCATCGCGTTTCTGGGGGTGTTTTTGGGTCATCAGCTTCAGAACCCCTATTTCGATGGTGCTGCTTCGATCCTGATCGGGCTGCTGCTGGTAGCGGTGGCCGTTGTGCTGGCCCGCGAGAGCAAAAGCCTGCTCATGGGTGAAGGTGTTGATGCCGACACAACCCGGAAGCTCATGGCCATTACCGAAGCCGACCCGGCGGTGCAGAAAGCCATGCGGATTGCGACCATTTATCTCGGACCGGAGGAGATTACGCTGGTACAGGGGGTAGCGTTCCAGGACGACCTAACGACCGATGCCATCAACAAAGCCATTGTCCGAATTCATGAAGCCATCCGGCAGGCGTTCCCGGCGATCAAGCATGCCTACATGCAGCCCGTTGCCCTGACCGAAGCGGGTAAGGCTGCCTGA
- a CDS encoding AAA family ATPase: protein MPYSSDVAAAEALTNSYQKLRAEISKVVIGQDDTVRLLLTAIFCQGHCLLVGVPGLAKTLLIQTIAGALDLDFNRIQFTPDLMPSDILGSETLDQDRNFKFIKGPVFANIILADEINRTPPKTQSALLEAMQEYSVTIAGQKYGLGRPFFVLATQNPIEQEGTYPLPEAQLDRFMFNIYLDYPSYQSELDIVKNTTSDKRYDVQRVVTGEEIREFQHLVRRVPVVDNVIEYAVKLVHKTRPNTEMAAADANQYLEWGAGPRASQALILAAKCNALLNGKYSPDIEDVRAVALPILRHRVVRNFKAEAENISVEQLINRMM, encoded by the coding sequence GTGCCATACTCATCGGATGTTGCGGCTGCAGAAGCCCTTACCAATTCCTATCAGAAACTCAGAGCTGAAATATCCAAAGTAGTTATTGGCCAGGACGATACGGTCCGGTTGCTGCTAACGGCCATCTTTTGCCAGGGTCACTGTTTGCTGGTGGGTGTACCAGGACTGGCGAAGACACTTTTGATTCAAACCATTGCCGGAGCGCTGGACCTTGATTTCAACCGGATTCAGTTCACCCCCGACCTGATGCCGTCGGATATTCTCGGTTCCGAAACACTCGATCAGGATCGTAACTTCAAATTCATTAAAGGGCCTGTTTTTGCCAATATCATCCTGGCCGATGAGATCAACCGGACCCCGCCCAAAACGCAATCGGCGCTGCTCGAAGCAATGCAGGAGTATTCCGTTACCATTGCTGGTCAGAAATACGGCCTGGGTCGTCCCTTCTTCGTACTGGCCACCCAGAACCCGATTGAGCAGGAAGGGACCTACCCCCTGCCCGAAGCACAGCTGGACCGGTTCATGTTCAACATTTACCTGGATTACCCATCCTACCAGTCAGAGCTTGACATTGTCAAGAACACTACGTCCGACAAGCGGTACGATGTGCAGCGCGTGGTAACGGGCGAGGAAATCCGGGAGTTTCAGCACCTGGTTCGCCGGGTACCAGTCGTCGATAACGTCATCGAATACGCCGTTAAGCTGGTTCATAAAACCCGCCCCAACACCGAAATGGCCGCGGCCGATGCCAACCAGTACCTGGAATGGGGTGCGGGTCCCCGGGCCTCGCAGGCGCTGATCCTGGCGGCCAAATGCAACGCCCTGCTCAACGGCAAATACTCTCCGGATATCGAAGATGTGCGGGCTGTCGCGCTGCCTATCCTCCGCCACCGGGTCGTTCGTAACTTTAAAGCCGAAGCCGAGAACATCTCCGTCGAGCAACTCATCAACCGGATGATGTAA
- a CDS encoding peptidylprolyl isomerase: MKKVLNSALIALIGWFLTAPAFGQGQPVSLNKIIAKVDNYYVLQSDLEETVQSYVGQNQTAPPKCQLLESLVINKMMLAKAEIDSVIVEEKIVDSELDQRMAYMVQQFGSDKNIVEAYGKSLEMLKSELRQQVKDQKTVQKMQSKITTDMKVTPREVRKFFDAIPKDSLPYMPAEVEVGQIVRFAKPTKEQKEALAQRLLDYKKRVQNGEDFAKLAKENSEDVGSAPNGGDLGFAKRGAMVAPFEGAALKLKPNEISDVVESDFGLHLIQLLETRGAEYHARHILLRPDYNRLDVSGPTRYLDSLKNLIEIDSLKFEKAAHDFSDDKATADAGGLIRDPQTGGSRLAMDGSMEYAMFQMLDTMQVGKISAPLPYRTEDGKSAVRLLYFKSKVPPHTADFKVDFEKLQTIVLTNKKNHAIDEWFRKSVADVYITVDPEYHSCRIFGTTQGSAASLGSGN, translated from the coding sequence ATGAAAAAAGTACTGAACAGTGCGCTTATCGCGCTGATTGGCTGGTTCTTAACAGCACCTGCGTTTGGACAGGGGCAGCCCGTCAGTCTGAATAAAATCATTGCCAAAGTCGACAACTACTACGTTCTCCAGTCTGACCTGGAGGAAACGGTTCAGTCCTACGTTGGTCAGAACCAGACGGCTCCGCCCAAATGCCAGTTGCTCGAAAGCCTGGTCATCAATAAAATGATGCTCGCCAAAGCTGAAATCGACTCGGTCATTGTTGAAGAAAAAATCGTCGATAGCGAACTCGACCAGCGGATGGCCTACATGGTCCAGCAGTTTGGCTCCGACAAAAACATCGTTGAAGCCTACGGAAAGAGCCTGGAAATGCTCAAGAGCGAACTGCGGCAACAGGTGAAAGACCAGAAGACCGTGCAGAAAATGCAGTCGAAAATCACGACCGACATGAAGGTGACGCCCCGTGAGGTTCGTAAATTTTTCGACGCTATTCCCAAAGACAGCCTCCCCTATATGCCCGCCGAGGTAGAAGTGGGTCAGATTGTTCGCTTTGCCAAACCGACCAAAGAGCAGAAAGAAGCCCTGGCCCAACGGCTGCTGGACTACAAAAAACGGGTACAGAACGGCGAAGATTTTGCGAAACTGGCGAAAGAAAACTCCGAAGACGTGGGCTCGGCACCCAACGGGGGCGACCTCGGCTTTGCCAAGCGGGGAGCCATGGTGGCTCCCTTCGAAGGAGCCGCACTGAAGCTCAAGCCCAACGAAATCTCCGACGTCGTGGAGTCAGACTTCGGTCTTCACCTGATTCAACTGCTCGAAACCCGCGGTGCTGAATACCATGCCCGTCACATCCTGCTCCGGCCAGACTACAACCGACTGGACGTCAGCGGCCCCACGCGTTACCTTGACAGCCTTAAGAACTTAATCGAAATCGACTCGCTCAAGTTCGAGAAGGCCGCCCATGATTTCTCCGATGACAAAGCAACGGCCGACGCCGGTGGTCTGATCCGCGATCCGCAAACGGGGGGCAGCCGGCTTGCGATGGATGGTTCTATGGAGTACGCCATGTTCCAGATGCTCGACACGATGCAGGTGGGCAAAATTTCGGCTCCCCTGCCGTACCGGACCGAAGACGGCAAGAGCGCTGTTCGGTTGCTGTACTTCAAAAGCAAAGTGCCGCCCCATACGGCCGACTTCAAAGTCGATTTCGAGAAGTTGCAGACCATTGTCCTGACGAACAAAAAGAACCACGCCATTGATGAGTGGTTCCGGAAGTCGGTCGCCGACGTATATATTACGGTCGACCCCGAATACCATAGTTGCCGCATTTTCGGCACTACCCAGGGCAGTGCCGCCAGCCTCGGTAGCGGGAACTAA
- a CDS encoding LytTR family DNA-binding domain-containing protein, giving the protein MTNQHLQNSSLLIPGYRHFQDTHLMMRLEGDGNYTLIHLSGHSHPLLVSQTLKYFELQLPFFIRASKSSLINPAYIDTVVKQDSKTMHLRLTDGARIPVSRRRIIDTEAKLAA; this is encoded by the coding sequence ATGACTAATCAACATCTACAAAACAGTTCACTGCTCATCCCTGGTTACCGCCACTTTCAGGACACTCACCTTATGATGCGCCTGGAGGGAGACGGCAATTACACCCTCATTCACTTAAGCGGTCACTCCCACCCGCTGCTGGTTAGCCAGACTCTGAAGTATTTCGAACTTCAGCTGCCGTTCTTCATCCGGGCCAGTAAATCGTCGCTGATCAACCCGGCCTACATCGATACGGTCGTTAAACAGGATTCAAAGACCATGCACCTGCGCCTGACTGATGGCGCTCGCATACCGGTTTCCCGGCGTCGCATCATCGATACCGAAGCGAAACTGGCTGCGTAA
- a CDS encoding NADP-dependent glyceraldehyde-3-phosphate dehydrogenase, with amino-acid sequence MPSQVLASLFPANEQAVPAEYRIDPIHQREYLLNGEMRSWNGRVSDVYSPVCYPDANGILQRQLVGSFPVTGPAEALEALEAAVAAYDNGRGEWPQMSVAGRIQCMETFVGKMLEQRKLVINLIMWEIGKNLADATKEFDRTVKYIYDTIDTLKNMDRTSSRFRIEEGIIGQIRRSPLGVVLAMGPFNYPLNETYTTLIPAILMGNTILFKTPKHGSLLHYPLLEAFRTSFPKGVVNSLYGRGADVVPPVMQSGKVNVLTLIGSSRVADELQRQHPKLNRLRSIMSLDAKNAAIILPDADLDVAVKECLLGSLSFNGQRCTAIKIIWAHRSVVDEFLRRFSPEVSKLKAGMPWDAGTQITPLPEPAKTQYLADIIADAQAGGAAIVNEDGGDTTASLFKPAVVYPVREGMRLYREEQFGPIVPVVPYDDEEEFIQYLITDDHGMQASIFGTDTEAIARLIDPLVNLVSRVNINAQCQRGPDTFPFTGRKDSAEGTLSVEDALRSFSIRSAVATKDTAENKAILNEIVSEHKSEFLSTNFIF; translated from the coding sequence ATGCCCTCACAAGTGTTAGCCTCCCTCTTTCCGGCCAACGAACAGGCCGTTCCTGCCGAGTATCGAATTGATCCTATCCACCAGCGCGAGTACCTGCTCAACGGGGAAATGCGTTCCTGGAACGGGCGTGTGTCTGACGTGTACTCGCCCGTTTGTTACCCGGATGCCAACGGAATCCTACAGCGCCAGCTGGTTGGCAGTTTCCCCGTTACGGGCCCCGCCGAAGCGCTCGAGGCACTCGAAGCTGCCGTGGCTGCCTACGACAACGGCCGGGGTGAGTGGCCCCAGATGTCGGTGGCGGGCCGGATTCAGTGCATGGAAACCTTCGTGGGCAAGATGCTGGAGCAGCGCAAACTCGTGATCAACCTGATCATGTGGGAGATCGGGAAAAACCTCGCCGACGCTACCAAAGAGTTCGACCGGACGGTGAAGTATATCTACGACACCATCGATACCCTTAAGAATATGGACCGTACTTCCTCGCGGTTCCGGATCGAAGAAGGTATCATTGGCCAGATCCGGCGGTCGCCCCTGGGCGTGGTGCTGGCAATGGGTCCGTTCAACTACCCTCTTAACGAAACCTACACGACGCTTATTCCGGCCATCCTGATGGGTAATACCATCCTGTTTAAGACGCCTAAACACGGGTCGCTACTGCACTATCCACTATTGGAAGCCTTCCGGACGAGTTTCCCGAAGGGGGTTGTCAACTCATTGTACGGGCGTGGGGCCGATGTGGTGCCGCCCGTGATGCAGTCGGGCAAGGTGAACGTACTGACGCTGATTGGTTCCAGCCGGGTAGCCGACGAGCTACAGCGTCAGCATCCCAAACTAAACCGGCTGCGGTCGATCATGAGCCTCGACGCCAAGAATGCGGCCATTATCCTGCCTGACGCCGATCTGGACGTAGCCGTGAAAGAATGCCTGCTCGGTTCGCTGTCGTTCAACGGGCAGCGCTGTACGGCAATCAAGATCATCTGGGCGCACCGCTCGGTCGTTGACGAATTCCTGCGCCGGTTCAGTCCCGAAGTCAGTAAACTGAAAGCGGGTATGCCCTGGGATGCGGGCACGCAGATAACCCCCTTGCCCGAACCAGCCAAGACGCAGTACCTGGCCGACATCATTGCCGATGCTCAGGCGGGTGGGGCGGCCATTGTGAACGAAGACGGGGGCGATACAACGGCCTCGCTGTTCAAACCCGCCGTTGTCTACCCCGTCCGGGAAGGCATGCGGCTGTACCGCGAAGAACAGTTTGGGCCTATCGTACCGGTTGTTCCCTACGACGATGAAGAGGAGTTCATCCAGTACCTGATTACCGACGACCACGGGATGCAGGCCAGCATATTCGGGACCGACACCGAAGCCATTGCCCGGCTGATTGACCCGCTGGTAAACCTGGTGAGCCGGGTCAATATCAACGCCCAGTGCCAGCGCGGACCTGATACATTTCCTTTCACCGGCCGCAAAGACTCCGCCGAAGGAACCTTGTCGGTAGAAGATGCGCTACGTTCGTTCTCGATCCGGTCGGCTGTGGCTACCAAGGATACTGCCGAGAACAAAGCCATTCTCAATGAGATCGTGAGCGAGCACAAATCGGAATTCCTGAGCACGAACTTTATTTTTTAG